In bacterium, a genomic segment contains:
- a CDS encoding competence/damage-inducible protein A, translated as MIVEVLAVGTELLLGQTVNTNAAYMGERFAELGLDAHYQVVVGDNHDRMVDAIRTACSRADALIITGGLGPTQDDITRDAISEATGRRMLFSEEQAVRLRSFWDHLGRPFPESNLRQAEYPEGAEQLPNPRGTAPGLFMEHDGVLLFALPGVPAELYMMLDDHVMPRLRKATGAGEILVSRVLRTWGLGESAVAVLLDDLYHASSNPSVAFLASAGEVKVRISAKAGSEEDAGALIGPVEEEVRRRLGESVFATDEETLEEILLDGLRARGWTIGTAESVTSGMVAARLSLLPGASEVFRGSVIAYATDVKRDILGVPSEIIEAHGVIGPGTAVAMAEGAAGVLGVDVAVATTGVAGPDYLGHPPGTVAVAVRTPLDTRSKLLRMPGDRERVRAYATTTVLQLARLAILGEWWEE; from the coding sequence GTGATCGTCGAAGTGCTGGCGGTGGGGACCGAGCTCCTGCTGGGCCAGACAGTCAACACCAACGCCGCCTACATGGGGGAGCGTTTCGCGGAGTTGGGTCTGGACGCCCACTACCAGGTGGTGGTGGGGGACAACCACGACCGCATGGTGGACGCTATCCGGACCGCCTGCTCACGGGCGGACGCGCTGATCATCACCGGTGGCCTCGGGCCCACCCAGGACGACATCACCCGGGACGCCATCTCCGAGGCGACCGGGCGCCGGATGCTGTTCAGTGAGGAGCAGGCCGTCCGCCTGAGGTCCTTCTGGGACCACCTGGGCCGGCCGTTTCCGGAGAGCAACCTCCGCCAGGCCGAGTATCCGGAGGGCGCCGAACAGCTCCCCAATCCCCGTGGAACCGCTCCCGGCCTGTTCATGGAGCACGACGGGGTCTTGTTGTTCGCCCTTCCCGGGGTTCCGGCCGAGCTGTACATGATGCTCGACGACCATGTCATGCCCCGGCTTCGCAAGGCCACCGGCGCCGGGGAGATCCTGGTGAGCCGCGTACTGCGCACCTGGGGTCTCGGAGAGTCGGCGGTGGCGGTGCTGCTGGATGATCTGTACCACGCCTCGTCCAACCCGTCGGTGGCCTTCCTCGCCTCGGCCGGTGAGGTGAAGGTACGCATATCGGCCAAGGCGGGTTCCGAGGAGGACGCCGGGGCGCTCATCGGACCGGTGGAGGAGGAGGTGCGCCGGCGGCTGGGGGAGTCGGTCTTCGCCACCGACGAGGAGACTCTCGAGGAGATCCTCCTGGACGGGTTGCGGGCGAGAGGATGGACGATCGGCACGGCGGAGTCGGTCACCTCCGGGATGGTGGCAGCCCGGCTGAGCCTCCTTCCGGGGGCATCGGAGGTGTTCCGCGGAAGCGTCATCGCCTATGCCACCGACGTGAAGCGGGACATCCTCGGGGTGCCTTCGGAGATCATCGAGGCCCATGGGGTGATCGGCCCCGGGACCGCGGTGGCGATGGCGGAGGGGGCGGCCGGAGTGCTGGGCGTCGATGTGGCGGTGGCCACGACCGGTGTGGCCGGTCCGGACTACCTGGGCCATCCACCGGGGACGGTTGCCGTGGCGGTGCGCACTCCTCTCGATACCCGATCGAAGCTCCTGCGGATGCCCGGAGACCGGGAGAGGGTCCGGGCCTATGCGACCACGACGGTTCTCCAACTCGCCCGCCTCGCCATCCTGGGCGAGTGGTGGGAGGAGTGA
- a CDS encoding VanW family protein — protein sequence MRRPPVLMAGLVLALATIALQPVGADVAAVLPTDTEEGRPFADVPADGIDAAMIDALDALGILEGTECGTGRFCPDESIGRWVMAVWLVRAVDHLDEPGPGPGRFTDVDEEAWWSGYPERLAELGISQGCGLIPPRFCPSSPVTRGEMATFLTRAFGLEPAERMGFTDLAGTVHSPNIHSAVAAGLVTACSDDGLSFCHNEPVTRVEMVNFLARALDLAPPAVYEQVAEEHGIRHLISGYTIHHDCCEPRVANLELFSDSVTGAVVQPGERLSLNRLVGRRTVDKGYLPADTWVVDRVSDTVGGGISQYAATMYNAIFWGGFIGSYARPHSVYIPRYPPGVEGTLDYPSIDLSFRNDTQSPVLVVSDYTDTSLTVKLYGDNDGRAVIGEWKDGWHTLDVLTQGGPDARVVTGQVSRPYRYVDPPSTRYISNPDLGIGESIVIEPARKGWTVRVDRTVTVNGRDRDQSWWVSYRPVRAIIEAHPCVISDTCPPVEQPVEEEEENGEVGPQPF from the coding sequence ATGAGGCGACCGCCGGTTCTGATGGCCGGCCTCGTGCTGGCACTTGCCACCATCGCCCTGCAACCGGTGGGCGCGGACGTGGCAGCGGTGCTACCCACCGACACCGAAGAGGGCCGCCCGTTCGCGGATGTCCCGGCCGACGGTATCGACGCTGCGATGATCGACGCCCTCGACGCGCTCGGGATACTGGAGGGGACCGAGTGCGGAACCGGACGCTTCTGTCCCGACGAGTCGATCGGGCGATGGGTCATGGCGGTCTGGCTGGTCAGGGCGGTGGACCACCTGGACGAGCCCGGTCCCGGCCCCGGCCGCTTCACCGACGTCGACGAGGAGGCCTGGTGGTCGGGCTACCCGGAGCGGCTCGCCGAGTTGGGGATCAGCCAGGGATGCGGCTTGATCCCGCCGCGCTTCTGCCCCTCCAGCCCGGTCACGAGGGGGGAGATGGCCACCTTCCTCACCAGAGCGTTCGGTCTGGAGCCCGCCGAGCGGATGGGTTTCACCGACCTGGCCGGGACGGTGCACTCCCCGAACATCCATTCGGCGGTGGCGGCCGGGCTGGTGACCGCCTGTTCCGACGACGGGCTCAGCTTCTGTCACAACGAGCCGGTCACCCGGGTCGAGATGGTCAACTTCCTGGCCAGGGCGCTCGACCTGGCGCCTCCCGCGGTCTACGAGCAGGTGGCGGAGGAGCACGGGATCCGTCACCTGATCTCCGGTTACACCATCCATCACGACTGCTGCGAGCCGCGGGTTGCCAACCTCGAGCTCTTCTCCGACTCCGTGACGGGTGCGGTGGTGCAACCGGGCGAACGGCTGAGCCTCAACAGGCTGGTAGGGCGGCGGACCGTCGACAAGGGATACCTGCCGGCGGACACCTGGGTGGTGGATCGGGTATCGGACACGGTCGGTGGGGGGATCAGCCAGTACGCGGCCACCATGTACAACGCCATCTTCTGGGGAGGGTTCATCGGCAGCTACGCCCGGCCTCACAGCGTGTACATCCCTCGTTACCCACCCGGTGTCGAGGGGACCCTCGACTACCCCTCCATCGACCTGTCTTTCCGGAACGACACCCAGAGCCCGGTTCTGGTGGTGAGCGACTACACGGACACCTCCCTGACGGTGAAACTGTACGGGGACAACGATGGGAGAGCCGTGATCGGGGAGTGGAAGGACGGTTGGCACACCCTGGACGTGCTGACGCAGGGCGGGCCGGACGCCCGGGTGGTCACCGGCCAGGTCTCCCGTCCCTACCGCTACGTCGACCCGCCCTCCACCCGGTACATCTCCAACCCGGATCTGGGGATCGGTGAGTCGATCGTGATCGAACCGGCTCGGAAGGGCTGGACGGTGCGTGTCGACCGGACCGTGACCGTCAACGGCCGGGACAGGGATCAGTCGTGGTGGGTCAGTTACAGACCGGTCCGCGCCATCATCGAGGCCCACCCGTGCGTGATCAGCGACACGTGTCCCCCCGTGGAGCAACCGGTCGAGGAGGAGGAGGAGAACGGAGAGGTGGGACCGCAGCCGTTCTGA
- the rimO gene encoding 30S ribosomal protein S12 methylthiotransferase RimO, with protein sequence MRSRTSPSIHITTLGCSKNQVDSDKVSAMLHQAGYRSAGSPEEADVVMVNTCAFIEAARAESVDTILDLEDARADDARLVVMGCMAQRFGTELEEALTGVDAVVGLDRYGELVGMLDSMTDWSPVRIGPRRSPMDILDLAHRPTPVFPYAYVKVAEGCDKTCAFCAIPLIRGPQRSRRPTSIRDEIDGLCRAGVSEIVLVAQDLAAYGRDIGVATRDTIVDLIRFVSDVEELVRIRLLYLYPTEIRPPLIEEMVTNPRLAPYFDLSLQHASRRLLRSMRRPGSTGSHLRLITRIRDADPDAALRSSFVVGYPGETEEDVDELIDFLGEADLDWAGFFPYSPEAGTAAVDLPGRIDPDEVNDRVRELSRVQEMITARRNAEQVGRRHRVLVDQVEDGVPVGRSYREAPDIDGMICLDAGTPGEWLEVEITGSYETDLTGEVRSRAVEDPVGSRGAE encoded by the coding sequence GTGAGGTCGCGCACCAGCCCCAGCATCCATATAACCACCCTCGGTTGCTCCAAGAACCAGGTCGACTCCGACAAGGTGTCCGCCATGCTCCACCAGGCGGGCTACCGCTCGGCCGGGTCTCCCGAGGAGGCGGACGTGGTGATGGTCAACACCTGCGCCTTCATCGAGGCCGCCCGGGCCGAGTCGGTCGACACCATCCTCGATCTGGAGGACGCCAGGGCGGACGACGCCCGGCTGGTGGTGATGGGCTGCATGGCGCAACGCTTCGGAACCGAGCTGGAGGAGGCGCTGACCGGGGTCGATGCGGTGGTCGGCCTCGACCGCTACGGCGAGTTGGTGGGCATGCTCGACTCGATGACCGATTGGTCGCCGGTACGGATCGGTCCACGGCGCTCACCGATGGACATCCTGGACCTGGCGCACCGGCCCACCCCGGTCTTCCCCTACGCCTACGTGAAGGTTGCCGAGGGATGCGACAAGACCTGCGCCTTCTGCGCCATACCGCTCATACGGGGCCCCCAACGCTCGCGGCGTCCCACCTCCATCAGGGACGAGATCGACGGGCTGTGCCGGGCGGGTGTGTCGGAGATCGTCCTGGTCGCCCAGGACCTGGCCGCCTACGGGCGTGACATCGGGGTGGCGACCCGGGATACCATCGTCGACCTGATCCGGTTCGTCTCGGATGTCGAGGAGCTGGTCCGGATACGGCTGCTCTACCTGTACCCCACCGAGATCCGGCCTCCCCTGATCGAGGAGATGGTCACCAACCCCAGGCTGGCGCCCTACTTCGACCTCAGCCTCCAGCACGCGTCGCGCCGCCTCCTCCGGTCGATGCGCCGTCCCGGGAGCACCGGCAGCCACCTTCGTCTCATCACCCGGATCCGGGATGCGGATCCGGATGCTGCGTTGAGGTCCTCGTTCGTCGTCGGCTACCCGGGCGAGACCGAAGAGGATGTGGACGAGCTGATCGACTTCCTGGGCGAGGCCGATCTCGACTGGGCCGGCTTCTTCCCGTACTCGCCCGAGGCGGGCACGGCGGCCGTCGACCTGCCGGGACGGATCGATCCGGACGAGGTCAACGACCGGGTGCGGGAGCTGAGCCGAGTCCAGGAGATGATCACGGCCCGGCGCAACGCCGAGCAGGTGGGGAGGCGGCACAGGGTGCTGGTGGATCAGGTGGAGGACGGGGTACCGGTGGGGCGTTCCTACCGGGAGGCGCCGGACATCGACGGGATGATCTGCCTGGATGCCGGAACGCCCGGCGAGTGGCTCGAGGTCGAGATAACGGGCAGTTACGAGACCGACCTCACCGGCGAGGTCCGCTCCCGGGCGGTAGAGGATCCGGTCGGGTCGAGGGGAGCGGAGTGA